In Rahnella aquatilis CIP 78.65 = ATCC 33071, one DNA window encodes the following:
- a CDS encoding MraY family glycosyltransferase, whose protein sequence is MFLSILLMSVLISWLLTAVFRRYAIRHQVMDIPNARSSHNVPTPRGGGMAIVISFSLVLLLFVGTNPIFSSLWLWIMLPLLLIAAIGFIDDHHSLSPKFRLIVQFFAAALILFGIGHIPALSLAKWIITPDWWLWGIFAFGLVWLINLYNFMDGIDGLASGEAITVCLGIAALHWTEGDTDAVTYIALLLAATCSGFFYWNRPPAKIFMGDGCSGFLGLALGALMLIDALKDPERLWAWLILLGIFVVDASWTLLTRWRQGDRLSEAHRSHAFQHAAQRWGHSAVTASSACITIVWLMPIAWLVFSGRCYGLVAVVIAYAPLCVLAKRLNAGRK, encoded by the coding sequence ATGTTCCTTTCTATTTTGTTGATGAGTGTGTTGATCTCCTGGTTATTAACTGCTGTGTTTCGTCGATATGCGATTCGCCATCAGGTGATGGATATTCCCAATGCCCGCAGTTCACATAACGTCCCGACGCCCCGCGGCGGCGGTATGGCTATAGTGATATCCTTTTCACTTGTTTTACTGTTGTTTGTCGGAACCAACCCTATCTTTTCATCCCTGTGGCTGTGGATAATGCTGCCGCTTCTGCTGATTGCCGCCATTGGCTTTATCGATGATCACCATTCGCTGTCCCCCAAATTCCGTCTTATCGTCCAGTTCTTCGCAGCCGCTCTGATCCTGTTCGGTATAGGCCACATTCCGGCCTTATCACTGGCGAAATGGATAATCACTCCTGACTGGTGGCTCTGGGGAATATTTGCATTTGGACTGGTATGGCTTATCAATTTATACAACTTTATGGATGGCATCGATGGTCTGGCCTCAGGAGAGGCGATCACAGTTTGCCTTGGCATCGCAGCGCTACACTGGACAGAAGGAGACACCGACGCAGTCACCTATATCGCCTTACTATTAGCAGCAACTTGCTCAGGATTTTTCTACTGGAACCGGCCTCCTGCTAAGATTTTTATGGGCGATGGTTGCAGTGGTTTTCTGGGGCTGGCTCTTGGCGCGCTGATGCTGATAGATGCATTAAAGGATCCGGAGCGGTTATGGGCATGGCTGATATTGCTGGGTATTTTTGTTGTCGATGCAAGCTGGACTTTGCTGACGAGATGGCGGCAGGGTGATCGGCTGAGTGAAGCACACAGATCCCATGCTTTTCAACACGCGGCTCAACGATGGGGGCATAGTGCCGTCACGGCCAGCAGTGCTTGTATCACTATAGTATGGCTCATGCCTATCGCGTGGTTAGTATTCTCTGGCAGATGCTATGGTCTCGTAGCTGTAGTGATAGCATATGCACCTTTATGTGTTCTGGCGAAACGATTGAACGCAGGAAGAAAGTGA
- a CDS encoding UDP-glucose 4-epimerase family protein, translating to MSKNLETKSVLVTGANGFIGRAIAKSIETAGMTVRRAVRRNYHEPTAWHSPDLDEFADWSEGLSGIDCVIHCSARVHQMQEQTSDALAEFRKVNTSGTLTLAKQAAAASVSRFIFLSSCKVNGEETVKGSPFREAVPRPPQDPYGLSKYEAETGLLDISASTGMEVVIIRLPLVYGPDVKANFALLIKIISLGIPLPFASIDNRRSLLALDNLCHFILHVINHPAAAGEVFLIADEPAVSTSTLIKMIARAKGKPALLFPFPITLLKVLATITGKRKAVARLVGSLELDTGKTQVLLGWHPPFKTDEALKKIFNNG from the coding sequence ATGAGCAAAAATCTGGAAACTAAGTCGGTATTAGTGACAGGCGCAAATGGTTTTATTGGACGCGCCATTGCGAAGAGTATTGAAACAGCAGGCATGACAGTCCGACGCGCAGTACGACGCAATTATCATGAGCCTACCGCCTGGCACAGTCCCGATCTTGATGAATTTGCTGACTGGTCCGAAGGATTGTCTGGCATTGATTGCGTGATCCACTGTTCTGCCCGTGTACACCAAATGCAGGAACAGACGTCAGACGCATTGGCTGAGTTCAGGAAAGTGAACACCAGCGGAACGCTGACCCTGGCAAAACAGGCTGCGGCTGCCAGCGTTTCCCGGTTTATTTTTTTAAGTTCTTGCAAAGTTAATGGTGAAGAGACGGTCAAAGGAAGCCCCTTTCGCGAAGCAGTTCCAAGACCACCGCAAGATCCTTATGGCCTGTCAAAATATGAAGCTGAAACAGGTTTGCTCGATATTTCAGCATCGACCGGAATGGAAGTTGTCATCATCCGTTTGCCACTCGTCTATGGTCCTGATGTGAAGGCCAACTTTGCGCTACTCATAAAAATTATCTCACTTGGCATCCCGTTGCCATTTGCTAGCATTGATAATCGGCGTAGCTTATTGGCATTAGATAACCTTTGCCACTTCATCCTCCACGTCATAAATCATCCTGCTGCTGCAGGTGAAGTTTTTCTGATAGCTGATGAACCTGCGGTATCAACATCGACATTAATTAAGATGATTGCCCGAGCGAAGGGAAAGCCTGCCCTGCTTTTCCCCTTTCCAATTACTTTGTTAAAAGTATTGGCGACGATCACAGGCAAGAGAAAGGCGGTGGCTCGTTTGGTTGGTTCACTGGAACTGGATACCGGCAAAACTCAGGTTTTGCTGGGATGGCATCCCCCTTTTAAAACTGATGAAGCACTTAAAAAAATATTTAATAATGGATAA
- a CDS encoding glycosyltransferase family 4 protein: protein MRILHFFKTYYPVAFGGVQQVIYQLAEGACRNGAEVDVLSLTEEKTAHVGKIGYHNVHTSKQDLYIASTGFSLSAFKDFRRLAEQADVIHYHFPWPYMDLVHFMVRPDKPTVVTYHSDIVKQKNLLRLYQPLMRRFLNDVDAVVASSPNYVQTSPVLQSLKRPVDVIPFGLDDSSYPKAPVSVTEKWQALLRGRFFLFIGFLRYYKGLSYLLDAIAGLDYPLVIIGEGPCEQELKEQAERLKLKNIHFVGAVSDEDKCALLELCYSVVFPSHLRSEAFGMTLLEAAMYGKPMISCEIGTGTTFINLHKETGLVVKPTDPVSLRAALVELWENPCATSQMGQNAKARFDHMFTAERMVESYMSLYKKVIAEHPQK from the coding sequence ATGCGTATTCTTCATTTTTTTAAAACCTACTACCCTGTTGCGTTTGGCGGTGTTCAGCAGGTTATTTACCAGTTGGCCGAGGGCGCTTGTCGCAATGGAGCCGAGGTAGATGTACTTTCTCTCACAGAAGAGAAAACAGCTCATGTTGGAAAAATAGGCTACCATAACGTCCATACTTCTAAACAGGACCTGTATATCGCCTCGACAGGATTTTCTTTGTCTGCATTCAAAGATTTCCGCCGGCTGGCTGAGCAAGCCGACGTGATCCACTACCACTTTCCCTGGCCCTATATGGATCTGGTGCATTTTATGGTGCGCCCTGATAAGCCGACGGTGGTGACCTATCATTCGGACATTGTAAAACAGAAGAATTTGTTACGTCTGTATCAACCTTTGATGCGCCGTTTTTTAAATGACGTTGATGCTGTTGTCGCCTCCTCGCCAAACTATGTGCAAACCAGCCCCGTTTTACAGTCGCTGAAGCGCCCTGTAGATGTCATACCTTTTGGTCTGGATGATTCATCTTATCCAAAGGCTCCGGTATCGGTGACAGAAAAATGGCAGGCATTACTCCGGGGGCGGTTTTTTCTTTTTATTGGTTTCCTGCGTTACTACAAAGGCCTTTCTTATCTTCTTGATGCAATTGCCGGTCTGGATTATCCGCTGGTGATCATCGGAGAAGGCCCGTGCGAGCAGGAACTGAAAGAACAAGCTGAGCGGTTAAAATTAAAAAATATTCATTTCGTCGGTGCCGTCTCTGACGAAGATAAATGCGCTTTGCTTGAACTTTGTTACTCCGTAGTATTTCCCTCTCATTTACGTTCGGAAGCATTCGGGATGACCCTGCTTGAAGCGGCAATGTACGGGAAGCCTATGATTTCTTGCGAGATTGGTACAGGCACCACCTTTATCAATCTGCATAAGGAAACAGGGCTTGTCGTTAAACCTACAGACCCTGTTTCCTTGCGCGCCGCACTTGTCGAACTTTGGGAAAACCCTTGCGCAACATCGCAGATGGGGCAGAATGCGAAAGCCAGGTTCGATCATATGTTTACCGCTGAACGAATGGTCGAAAGCTATATGTCGCTTTACAAAAAAGTGATCGCGGAGCATCCGCAGAAATGA
- a CDS encoding NAD-dependent epimerase/dehydratase family protein, with protein sequence MTQRALITGLNGFTGQYMARELADAGYEVHGLENLAATAAGNRQVDLCDPEAVRQAIRAIKPNIVVHLAAIAFVAHGNADDFYRVNLMGTRNLLAALSEVAEGIDCVLLASSANVYGNRTGGILTEESLPDPANDYAVSKLAMEYMAKLWMDKLPIVIARPFNYTGVGQSENFLIPKIVSHFRRKEQRIELGNLDVWRDFSNVRSVCNAYANLIKMRPVGQTFNVCSGVGTSLREVVSALETLAGYQIELNVNPAFVRANEVKVLTGSAERLNSVIPDWKPITLEETLRWMYSI encoded by the coding sequence ATGACTCAACGTGCGCTGATCACTGGCTTAAACGGTTTTACCGGCCAATATATGGCCAGGGAACTGGCAGACGCCGGTTATGAAGTACATGGTCTTGAAAACCTGGCAGCTACAGCTGCCGGGAATCGTCAAGTTGATCTCTGCGATCCAGAAGCCGTTCGTCAGGCTATCCGCGCGATAAAACCTAATATCGTTGTACACCTGGCAGCGATCGCATTCGTGGCGCATGGTAATGCAGATGATTTTTATCGCGTCAATCTCATGGGGACCCGCAATCTCTTAGCGGCACTATCTGAAGTGGCAGAGGGGATTGATTGCGTACTGCTCGCCAGCAGCGCCAATGTTTATGGCAATCGTACCGGGGGGATCCTCACTGAGGAAAGTTTACCAGACCCGGCTAATGATTATGCTGTCAGCAAATTGGCGATGGAATACATGGCGAAGTTGTGGATGGATAAACTGCCCATCGTAATTGCGCGGCCATTCAACTATACGGGTGTAGGCCAAAGTGAAAACTTCCTGATCCCGAAAATAGTCTCGCATTTTCGTCGAAAGGAACAACGCATTGAGTTAGGAAACCTTGATGTATGGCGTGATTTTAGTAATGTTCGCTCCGTCTGTAATGCTTATGCAAACCTTATAAAAATGCGCCCGGTTGGACAAACTTTCAATGTTTGCTCTGGGGTGGGGACGTCACTGAGAGAAGTTGTTTCGGCTTTGGAAACTTTGGCTGGGTATCAGATTGAATTAAACGTTAATCCTGCATTCGTCAGAGCCAATGAAGTCAAAGTATTGACTGGAAGTGCTGAACGCCTGAATTCAGTCATTCCTGACTGGAAACCTATCACACTGGAAGAAACACTCCGGTGGATGTATTCGATATGA
- the gmd gene encoding GDP-mannose 4,6-dehydratase, whose protein sequence is MNNIAVITGITGQDGAYLAELLLSKGYTVYGTYRRTSSVNFWRIEELGIQNHSNLHLVEYDLTDLSSSIRLLQNSGAMEVYNLAAQSFVGVSFEQPVTTAEITGIGALNLLEAIRIVNPKIRFYQASTSEMFGKVQAIPQSESTPFYPRSPYGVAKLYAHWMTINYRESYDIFACSGILFNHESPLRGREFVTRKITDSVAKIKLGKLDVLELGNLDAKRDWGFAKEYVEGMWRMLQADEPDSYVLATNRTETVRDFVLMSFKAAGINVQFSGHAEKEIAVDVATGKTVVSISPKFYRPAEVELLIGDPAKAKEKLGWEPKTTLEQLCQMMVEEDMRRNEAGFSF, encoded by the coding sequence GTGAACAATATCGCTGTAATTACAGGAATTACTGGTCAAGATGGTGCCTATTTGGCAGAGCTTTTACTGAGCAAAGGATATACAGTTTATGGTACATACCGCCGTACCAGTTCTGTTAACTTCTGGCGTATCGAAGAATTAGGCATCCAGAATCATTCCAATCTGCATTTGGTAGAATATGATCTGACTGATCTTTCTTCCAGTATCCGTCTGCTGCAAAATAGCGGAGCAATGGAAGTCTACAATCTGGCAGCTCAGAGCTTTGTCGGTGTGTCATTCGAACAACCCGTTACAACCGCTGAGATTACAGGCATCGGCGCTCTGAATCTGCTCGAAGCTATTCGCATAGTGAATCCTAAAATTCGCTTTTATCAAGCCTCTACCTCTGAAATGTTCGGTAAAGTGCAAGCGATTCCACAGTCTGAATCAACACCTTTTTACCCACGCAGCCCGTATGGCGTAGCAAAACTGTACGCACATTGGATGACCATTAACTACCGTGAAAGCTACGACATTTTTGCCTGTAGCGGGATACTGTTCAACCATGAGTCCCCTCTCCGCGGTCGTGAGTTCGTCACACGTAAGATCACTGACTCTGTTGCCAAAATTAAACTCGGCAAACTCGATGTACTAGAGTTGGGTAATCTCGACGCCAAACGCGACTGGGGCTTTGCTAAAGAATACGTAGAAGGCATGTGGCGTATGCTGCAAGCTGATGAACCAGATTCCTATGTACTGGCCACGAATCGTACTGAAACTGTACGTGATTTTGTGCTCATGTCCTTTAAAGCCGCAGGGATTAATGTTCAATTCAGTGGCCATGCAGAAAAAGAGATTGCCGTTGATGTCGCCACGGGTAAAACCGTCGTTTCCATAAGTCCTAAATTCTATCGTCCTGCTGAGGTTGAACTTCTGATCGGCGATCCTGCAAAAGCGAAGGAAAAGTTAGGCTGGGAACCAAAAACCACATTGGAACAACTGTGCCAAATGATGGTTGAAGAAGACATGCGTCGCAACGAAGCAGGATTCTCATTCTAA
- a CDS encoding glycosyltransferase family 4 protein, with protein sequence MSFYFDYSTMVGWQGTPTGIPRTVYYLAQELSSQISDFKLVAIDDDLKSFHTVDVNGQVATVSKKVDFCEGDIFFSAGANWAFACYNEEIRRMKELGVKYIQLFYDIIPDLFPYFYKDGIGFGDYIGRWVDETVALCDQSFSISECTKKDIVLRSNKLGIDMSDMKVIRLGDDFVASPSDDTQYSSRYTDGEKFILCVGTLEIRKNQVALLHAYRILDKRYPGLLPKLVLVGRKGWIDSEIDFQVENDRALNGLVDVITDASDNELSWLYSNCLFTLFPALYEGWGLPVSESLWHGKPCISSNTSSMVEIAPELTIFASPYSVESWVDQIECLLFKPGMLDKQTEKVLREYVPTEWCNTAATIKDVIFEEYTK encoded by the coding sequence ATGAGTTTTTATTTCGATTATTCGACGATGGTGGGTTGGCAGGGGACTCCTACTGGGATTCCACGAACAGTCTATTATCTTGCACAAGAACTCTCATCTCAGATTAGTGATTTTAAGCTAGTTGCCATTGATGATGATCTTAAATCATTCCATACTGTTGACGTTAACGGACAAGTTGCGACAGTCAGCAAGAAAGTAGATTTTTGCGAGGGGGACATTTTTTTCTCAGCTGGAGCTAACTGGGCTTTTGCCTGTTACAACGAAGAAATTCGGCGAATGAAAGAGTTGGGTGTAAAATATATACAACTTTTTTATGACATAATCCCCGATTTATTCCCGTATTTTTATAAAGATGGAATTGGCTTTGGAGATTATATAGGTCGCTGGGTCGATGAAACCGTTGCTCTCTGTGACCAATCTTTTTCAATTTCAGAATGTACGAAGAAAGATATCGTTCTTCGAAGCAATAAACTAGGTATTGATATGTCTGATATGAAAGTGATCAGACTTGGGGATGATTTTGTAGCAAGCCCTTCAGATGATACCCAGTACAGTAGTCGTTATACTGACGGAGAAAAGTTCATACTTTGCGTTGGTACGCTGGAAATTAGGAAGAATCAGGTAGCACTTCTGCATGCTTATCGCATACTAGATAAGCGTTATCCTGGACTTCTACCGAAACTCGTTCTTGTCGGGCGTAAGGGATGGATCGACAGTGAGATCGATTTCCAGGTTGAAAATGACAGAGCTTTGAATGGCTTAGTCGATGTGATTACAGATGCCAGTGACAACGAATTGAGCTGGCTGTACTCAAACTGCTTGTTTACACTATTTCCAGCACTTTATGAAGGATGGGGACTACCAGTATCTGAGAGCTTATGGCATGGGAAGCCCTGTATAAGTTCAAATACTTCCAGCATGGTTGAAATTGCCCCAGAGCTCACTATTTTTGCATCACCTTACTCTGTAGAGAGTTGGGTTGATCAGATAGAATGCCTTCTCTTTAAACCCGGAATGCTTGATAAGCAGACTGAGAAGGTTTTACGCGAGTATGTGCCTACAGAATGGTGCAATACGGCCGCTACAATTAAAGATGTGATTTTTGAAGAGTATACAAAGTGA